The following proteins come from a genomic window of Nitrosopumilaceae archaeon AB1(1):
- a CDS encoding TIGR00300 family protein — translation MANTRYSQEIEIRGHIIDSAILTKIYDGIMDLNGEFEAKDIKVGKMKNDVSFAKLIIYGKNKRHLDRILEFVYRNGATAVTVKPVILKSASKNMIMPDNFYSTTNNNTQVFLNSKWISVDNIMMDKCIVVKSGKASCVAIRDVKKNDKIIVGDRGVRVQPPQRPRGGVEVFEFMGSSSSSERPTHHIAKNMAKDMAMIRKKGGKIILVGGPAIIHTGVSDVIAWMIKHNYINGVLAGNALAVHDIEYATLGTSLGMNMHDGTLAVRGHRNHMDAINSVFKSGSIANMVKSGKLKKGIMYECIKNRVPFVLAASIRDDGPLPDVIVDITKAQREYKKVLKGADMVIMVSTMLHSIATGNMLPANTKIIVIDISQPTVTKLIDRGTWQALGIVSDVGAFFPIILQELKKMHR, via the coding sequence ATGGCAAATACAAGATATAGTCAGGAGATAGAGATCAGAGGACACATTATAGATTCTGCAATTTTAACGAAAATTTATGATGGTATAATGGATCTAAATGGAGAGTTTGAGGCAAAGGACATCAAAGTAGGCAAAATGAAAAATGATGTTAGTTTTGCTAAATTAATAATTTATGGAAAAAACAAAAGACATCTAGACAGGATTTTAGAATTTGTATATAGGAATGGGGCGACTGCTGTAACTGTAAAACCCGTAATTTTAAAAAGCGCCTCAAAAAATATGATAATGCCAGACAATTTTTACAGTACCACCAATAACAACACACAAGTTTTTCTAAACTCAAAATGGATTTCTGTGGATAATATAATGATGGATAAGTGTATTGTAGTTAAGAGTGGTAAAGCATCATGTGTGGCTATACGAGATGTGAAAAAAAATGATAAAATCATAGTAGGGGATAGAGGAGTACGAGTGCAACCGCCTCAAAGACCAAGAGGAGGCGTAGAGGTCTTTGAGTTTATGGGAAGTAGTAGTTCAAGTGAGAGACCCACACACCACATTGCAAAGAATATGGCCAAAGATATGGCAATGATTCGAAAAAAAGGGGGCAAAATAATTCTAGTTGGAGGTCCGGCAATTATTCACACCGGAGTCTCAGATGTAATCGCATGGATGATAAAACACAATTACATAAATGGTGTTTTAGCAGGCAATGCTCTAGCAGTACACGATATTGAATACGCTACACTCGGTACATCATTAGGAATGAATATGCACGATGGAACTCTAGCAGTTCGAGGACATCGCAATCATATGGATGCTATAAACAGTGTATTTAAGAGCGGTTCAATAGCAAACATGGTAAAATCTGGAAAATTAAAAAAGGGCATCATGTATGAATGTATAAAAAACAGGGTACCATTTGTGTTGGCAGCATCAATTAGAGATGACGGACCACTGCCAGATGTAATTGTGGACATCACCAAAGCGCAAAGAGAGTATAAAAAAGTGTTAAAGGGTGCAGACATGGTAATTATGGTATCTACAATGCTCCACTCTATTGCAACTGGAAATATGTTACCGGCGAACACCAAAATAATAGTGATTGATATTAGTCAGCCCACGGTGACAAAATTAATTGACAGAGGAACATGGCAGGCATTAGGAATTGTATCAGATGTCGGAGCATTTTTCCCAATCATTTTACAAGAATTAAAGAAAATGCATAGATGA
- a CDS encoding DNA adenine methylase produces MASYLVEQTESKTEFSVRNQRSRLKIIPYVGCKSGFAHIFDALISKDTSENIYDLFGGGGGFTIYACNRFGSERVTYNDNNPVLVNFMTQLQKSPHRLFCEYEKHRKNSSPEYYLKVRGMNIKKGVTAAGRFFYLSKNAFSGKIRFNSQNIFNTPMRKNTPCPKIKRDDIINISQVLKHLTIKNESYENFINLKQKFIYLYPPYINNTNGHYNNILEKSEFIKFVKKIKKTNKVMISEQNLPQELDLVDFNIYNISLYRSLQYVTQNNSKEIIGINY; encoded by the coding sequence TTGGCTAGTTATTTAGTAGAGCAGACAGAATCCAAGACAGAGTTTAGCGTAAGGAATCAACGCAGTAGACTCAAAATCATTCCATATGTTGGTTGTAAATCAGGATTTGCTCATATTTTTGATGCATTAATATCAAAAGATACGTCTGAAAATATTTACGATTTATTTGGTGGCGGTGGTGGATTTACAATTTATGCGTGTAATCGTTTTGGATCAGAACGAGTAACATACAATGATAATAATCCAGTTTTGGTAAATTTTATGACTCAATTACAGAAATCCCCACATAGATTATTTTGCGAATATGAAAAGCATCGTAAAAATTCTAGCCCAGAGTATTATCTCAAAGTAAGAGGTATGAATATCAAAAAGGGTGTTACAGCAGCAGGTAGATTTTTTTATCTCAGTAAGAATGCATTTTCAGGTAAAATTAGATTCAACTCACAAAATATTTTCAATACACCTATGCGTAAAAATACCCCATGTCCAAAAATAAAACGAGATGATATAATAAATATCAGTCAAGTTTTAAAACACCTTACAATAAAAAATGAATCGTATGAAAATTTTATAAATTTAAAACAAAAATTTATTTATCTATATCCACCATACATTAATAATACAAATGGGCATTACAATAATATTTTAGAAAAAAGTGAATTTATCAAGTTTGTCAAAAAAATAAAAAAAACAAACAAAGTTATGATATCAGAGCAAAATTTACCTCAGGAATTAGATCTCGTAGATTTTAATATTTACAACATATCATTATACAGATCACTACAATACGTTACACAGAATAACAGCAAAGAGATCATAGGCATTAATTACTAA
- a CDS encoding exonuclease has product MVEFRTTPNGIVCKYDDTIVHLDPKNSSEEGINFVSHAHLDHLPRGDTGIFLSSVETRRLALSRKYKMSDHRDYYTNFQLINNGHILGSRGLLFNDIYYTGDICTRTRGVLQAATIPKCKTLIIETTFGKPKFVFPPISKIKNDVNKIISKAYSNGQPVVLLGYKLGKAQILSEMFSNWDPLYYHDSIKLINDVYIELGVNLKSSCGHLAAERNNLLGKKPWVMIAPKDTGASSFVKVVKSRYDAIVIDFTGWAVSTPFGISNYKIPLSDHCDFNELIHVVKASEATKVYTVHGYTSEFSSTLQDMGIDSSPLVYRKSQV; this is encoded by the coding sequence ATGGTAGAATTTCGTACTACTCCTAACGGTATAGTGTGTAAATATGATGATACCATTGTTCATCTTGATCCGAAAAATTCGTCTGAGGAGGGAATCAATTTTGTATCTCATGCACATCTTGATCACCTGCCACGTGGTGATACGGGTATTTTTTTATCTTCCGTTGAAACAAGACGACTTGCGTTATCACGCAAATATAAGATGAGTGATCATCGTGATTATTATACTAATTTTCAATTAATTAATAATGGACATATTTTGGGCTCAAGAGGTTTATTATTCAACGACATTTATTATACAGGTGATATTTGTACGCGAACACGCGGAGTTTTACAGGCCGCAACAATACCCAAATGTAAAACACTAATTATTGAGACTACTTTTGGTAAACCCAAATTTGTTTTTCCACCAATATCTAAAATTAAAAATGATGTAAATAAAATAATTTCAAAAGCATATTCGAATGGTCAACCTGTTGTACTTTTAGGATACAAACTAGGTAAGGCTCAGATTTTAAGTGAAATGTTTTCAAATTGGGATCCGTTATACTATCATGATTCTATAAAATTAATTAATGATGTGTATATTGAATTGGGCGTAAATTTAAAATCTAGTTGTGGTCATTTAGCAGCTGAACGAAATAATCTTTTAGGCAAAAAACCTTGGGTAATGATTGCCCCAAAGGATACTGGCGCATCTAGTTTTGTAAAGGTGGTAAAGTCTAGGTATGATGCAATCGTAATTGATTTTACTGGATGGGCAGTATCTACACCTTTTGGGATTAGTAATTATAAAATTCCTCTAAGTGATCATTGTGATTTTAATGAATTAATTCATGTGGTAAAGGCCTCAGAGGCCACCAAGGTGTATACCGTTCACGGTTATACATCAGAGTTTTCCTCCACCTTGCAAGACATGGGCATAGACTCTAGTCCATTAGTGTATAGAAAATCACAGGTTTAA
- the purN gene encoding phosphoribosylglycinamide formyltransferase: MLNLGILISGMGSNMESILKSIKSGETRINPAIVISNKSGVRGIAIAKKYNVKTAIVESVVGESRMNYDMRVVKILKRNKVTPKNGLVCLAGFMRLISPEFTRMYRDRILNIHPALLPSFPGLHAQRQALEYGVKYTGCTVHFVDEGVDTGRIIIQDVVKVEKNDTEKVLSARILKKEHKIYSKAIRLIIDKKI, translated from the coding sequence ATGTTAAACTTGGGCATTTTAATCTCAGGCATGGGAAGTAACATGGAGAGTATACTCAAATCAATAAAGAGTGGAGAGACTCGAATCAATCCTGCAATAGTGATATCAAATAAATCAGGTGTTAGAGGAATTGCAATTGCTAAAAAATATAATGTAAAGACTGCAATAGTGGAAAGTGTTGTGGGGGAGTCTCGTATGAATTATGATATGAGAGTAGTAAAAATATTAAAGAGAAATAAAGTCACACCAAAAAATGGACTAGTCTGTCTTGCAGGGTTTATGAGATTAATCAGTCCAGAGTTTACTAGAATGTATAGAGATAGAATACTAAATATTCATCCAGCATTATTGCCATCATTTCCAGGACTACATGCGCAAAGACAGGCTTTAGAGTATGGGGTAAAGTATACAGGATGCACAGTACACTTTGTGGATGAGGGCGTAGATACAGGAAGAATAATTATTCAAGACGTAGTTAAAGTAGAAAAGAACGATACTGAGAAGGTACTATCTGCAAGAATATTAAAAAAGGAACACAAAATTTATTCCAAAGCTATTAGATTAATAATTGACAAGAAAATATAG
- a CDS encoding bifunctional 5,10-methylenetetrahydrofolate dehydrogenase/5,10-methenyltetrahydrofolate cyclohydrolase — MTGVKIDGLEVARVVKTRVKEAAEQLRLDGTNPCLATILVGDDASSATYITNKHKACKECNIDTRDNKLPANITQKDLEILVDKLNRDDSVHGILIQIPLPKHIDEFAIMSKISPLKDVDGLTIHNSGLLDKGKAALIACTPLGIMELFNHYNIKLEGKHVIIINRSSLIGKPLHHLLLNSNATVTTCHSKTINIKELCKNADIIITAVGDRTKFTLKADMIKEGAVIIDAAITRYDGKLTGDTDFSQIIEKASFVTPVPGGVGPMTVAMLLKNTITATSLCNRLGRF, encoded by the coding sequence TTGACAGGCGTAAAAATAGACGGATTGGAGGTCGCACGTGTTGTCAAAACACGTGTAAAGGAGGCCGCAGAGCAATTGAGATTAGATGGGACAAATCCTTGTCTTGCCACCATTTTAGTTGGGGACGATGCATCTTCTGCAACATATATTACAAATAAACACAAGGCGTGCAAAGAATGTAATATTGATACGAGGGATAATAAATTACCAGCAAATATCACACAAAAAGATTTAGAGATTCTAGTAGACAAGTTGAATCGCGATGATTCCGTACATGGGATTTTAATTCAAATTCCACTACCAAAACACATAGACGAGTTTGCAATCATGTCCAAAATTTCACCATTAAAAGATGTCGATGGACTTACCATCCATAATAGTGGATTACTAGACAAAGGCAAAGCAGCTCTCATAGCATGTACACCGTTGGGGATTATGGAATTATTCAATCATTATAACATAAAACTAGAAGGAAAACATGTAATAATTATAAATCGTAGTAGTTTGATCGGTAAACCATTACATCATTTATTATTGAATAGTAATGCAACAGTTACAACGTGTCATTCAAAGACAATCAATATCAAAGAATTGTGTAAAAACGCAGATATTATAATTACAGCAGTCGGGGATAGAACAAAATTTACTCTCAAGGCAGATATGATAAAAGAGGGGGCAGTAATTATTGATGCGGCAATTACAAGATATGATGGTAAATTGACAGGGGATACAGATTTTTCACAGATTATAGAGAAAGCATCGTTTGTAACCCCGGTACCAGGTGGGGTAGGGCCAATGACAGTTGCAATGCTATTAAAGAATACAATAACAGCAACATCGTTGTGTAATAGACTTGGCCGATTCTAA
- a CDS encoding 5-formyltetrahydrofolate cyclo-ligase, with protein sequence MADSKKNALRKMLLEKRDGISAEMKVITSRQIQKKIQKIKNYAEATSIASYYPIGSEVLTQSIMQDILSKGVKLSLPKIINGMLEYRQVSDFTQMEMGKFDIPEPRADAKLVEDIDVILVPAVGLSRDGNRLGYGRGYFDKFLAQNDVTSIALSYSKQLVGNIPTDDTDIPVNWIVTEDQIIKI encoded by the coding sequence TTGGCCGATTCTAAAAAAAATGCATTAAGAAAGATGCTTCTAGAGAAGCGCGATGGTATATCTGCAGAGATGAAAGTCATCACAAGTAGACAGATTCAAAAAAAGATTCAAAAGATTAAAAATTATGCAGAGGCTACAAGTATTGCAAGTTATTATCCAATAGGAAGCGAGGTTTTAACACAATCCATAATGCAAGATATACTCTCCAAGGGTGTTAAATTATCACTTCCTAAAATCATAAATGGCATGTTGGAGTATCGACAGGTCAGTGATTTTACACAGATGGAGATGGGTAAATTTGACATTCCAGAGCCAAGGGCAGACGCAAAACTAGTTGAGGATATCGATGTCATACTAGTTCCAGCGGTGGGACTATCAAGAGACGGGAATCGTTTAGGATATGGACGTGGGTATTTTGATAAATTTCTTGCACAAAATGATGTAACATCAATTGCATTATCATACTCTAAACAACTAGTCGGTAATATTCCAACAGATGATACAGACATTCCAGTAAACTGGATTGTGACAGAAGATCAAATCATCAAAATATAA
- a CDS encoding dihydropteroate synthase yields MIPRLSSALNAITLAQTPPPLLIGERLNTQGSKKAKQLVLEDNIDGLVDLARLQVEQGAHCLDVCVATNERTDESDFMTRLVKQISLEVAAPLVIDSTDPDVIKQSLECIPGRPMINSINLEGDGSRFEKLAPLMHQYGVPAIAMCIGPDGMAKTPQQKLDTANLLFQRGLKHNLQQNQFVFDVLTFTLGTGQDEFLNAGVDTLEGIKLVKKHLPESYTTLGLSNISFGLSPPTRRLVNSVFLHHAIQSGLDSAIVNVKEIIPYAEINLDERKLAEDLIFNKHDDALSDVISHFEGATIGSSASVTTDVDPTWPVMKRANYRILHRLKDNLCNDVVSAIADQLSRADKLETINDSLVLNIPQAETHDAAIVVLNQSLLPAMKEVGDLFGSGDLILPFVLKSAECMKLAVSEVEKYLVKQKGVESKGKIVLGTVYGDVHDIGKNLVKTILENNGYTVYDLGRQVPLQKFVDKIKETDADAVGLSALLVHTSQQMKHFIEYAKKNNLKIPVLCGGAAVTSSQIARIAKQDELYQHGAFYCNTMFDGLKIIDTLLSDDKQAFVNKWVEKMNAWREDVIVPSTGNIPHSTIKPMSEIPTLPEDRIIRLDSDSIDLIKIWDRLNLKSLFKLSWGVRGNVSSTVSKEHEVLLDTWKKRVLNEGWFQPSVVYGYFECHAKNNILIVDNGNDSVEFDFPRSRQSEHLCLADYFGSNDIIAMQAVTIGAGITKILDDMNEQSQYTDAYYLHGLAVETAEALTEWTNDKIRSDLGINNRGLRFSWGYLSCPDITQHHTLDKLLSLRESGITLTESGQLIPEQSTAALITHHKDAKYFVI; encoded by the coding sequence ATGATTCCTAGATTAAGCTCTGCACTTAATGCAATTACACTTGCACAAACACCACCGCCATTACTAATTGGTGAAAGATTAAACACCCAAGGCTCCAAAAAAGCAAAACAACTAGTACTTGAAGATAATATCGACGGCTTGGTTGATCTGGCACGTCTTCAGGTAGAGCAAGGAGCACATTGTCTGGACGTATGTGTTGCAACAAATGAACGCACAGATGAATCAGATTTTATGACTCGACTTGTAAAACAGATTAGTCTAGAGGTCGCAGCTCCCTTGGTAATTGATTCAACTGATCCGGATGTGATAAAACAATCACTTGAATGCATTCCTGGCAGACCTATGATAAACTCAATTAATCTTGAAGGTGATGGCTCACGTTTTGAGAAACTCGCTCCACTCATGCATCAGTACGGTGTTCCTGCAATTGCAATGTGTATTGGACCTGATGGCATGGCAAAAACTCCTCAGCAAAAATTAGATACTGCAAATCTCTTATTTCAAAGAGGTTTAAAACATAATTTACAACAGAATCAATTTGTATTTGACGTACTTACATTTACTCTTGGAACAGGTCAAGATGAATTTTTAAACGCTGGAGTCGATACTCTTGAGGGTATAAAGCTAGTCAAAAAACATCTACCTGAATCATACACCACACTTGGACTATCAAATATCAGCTTTGGTCTTTCTCCTCCAACGCGCAGACTAGTCAACTCTGTATTTCTGCATCATGCAATACAAAGTGGTCTTGATTCGGCCATCGTTAACGTCAAAGAGATCATTCCATACGCTGAGATTAATCTTGACGAACGTAAACTAGCCGAAGATCTCATATTCAACAAGCACGATGATGCATTATCTGATGTAATCTCTCACTTTGAGGGGGCAACTATTGGTAGCTCTGCGTCTGTCACCACAGATGTTGATCCCACATGGCCAGTGATGAAACGTGCAAATTATAGAATTCTTCACAGGCTAAAGGATAATTTGTGTAATGATGTGGTATCAGCCATTGCAGATCAGCTTTCACGTGCCGACAAACTTGAGACGATTAATGACTCTCTGGTGTTGAATATTCCACAAGCTGAAACACATGATGCTGCAATTGTTGTTTTAAATCAAAGCCTGCTTCCTGCAATGAAAGAGGTAGGTGATCTGTTCGGCTCTGGAGATTTGATACTGCCATTTGTTTTGAAATCTGCCGAATGTATGAAATTAGCAGTATCTGAGGTGGAAAAATATCTAGTAAAACAGAAAGGTGTAGAGAGTAAAGGCAAGATTGTTCTTGGAACAGTCTATGGTGATGTTCACGATATTGGTAAGAATTTAGTAAAGACTATTTTAGAGAATAATGGATACACGGTTTATGATTTAGGCAGACAAGTTCCATTGCAAAAATTTGTAGATAAAATTAAAGAGACAGATGCTGATGCAGTTGGTCTGTCTGCACTACTTGTACACACCTCTCAGCAGATGAAACATTTCATAGAGTATGCTAAAAAGAATAATTTGAAAATTCCCGTATTATGTGGTGGTGCTGCTGTGACCTCTAGTCAAATTGCTCGTATTGCCAAGCAAGATGAATTATATCAGCATGGTGCATTTTATTGTAATACCATGTTTGATGGATTGAAGATAATAGATACTCTTCTTTCTGATGATAAACAGGCATTCGTGAATAAATGGGTAGAGAAGATGAATGCGTGGAGAGAAGATGTGATTGTACCCTCTACAGGCAATATTCCTCATAGTACAATTAAACCCATGAGTGAAATTCCAACACTACCTGAAGATAGAATCATACGTCTAGACTCTGATTCTATCGATTTGATTAAGATTTGGGATAGGCTAAATCTTAAATCATTATTTAAATTATCATGGGGGGTTCGTGGGAATGTCTCCTCTACTGTATCTAAAGAACATGAGGTCTTGCTTGATACGTGGAAGAAACGTGTTTTGAATGAGGGGTGGTTTCAGCCTAGTGTAGTATATGGATACTTTGAATGTCATGCAAAAAATAATATTCTTATAGTTGACAACGGTAATGATTCTGTAGAATTTGACTTTCCACGATCAAGACAGAGTGAACATTTGTGTCTTGCAGATTATTTCGGCTCTAATGATATTATAGCAATGCAAGCTGTAACTATTGGGGCAGGCATAACCAAAATACTTGATGATATGAATGAGCAAAGTCAATATACGGATGCGTACTATCTTCATGGACTTGCCGTTGAGACTGCCGAGGCTCTAACTGAATGGACAAATGATAAAATACGTAGTGATTTGGGAATTAATAATCGAGGACTGCGTTTCAGTTGGGGGTATCTCAGCTGCCCTGATATCACACAACATCATACACTAGACAAACTGCTCTCTTTGAGAGAATCTGGTATAACTTTGACAGAATCTGGTCAACTAATTCCTGAGCAATCTACAGCTGCTCTCATAACACATCACAAGGACGCAAAATATTTTGTTATATAA
- a CDS encoding homocysteine S-methyltransferase family protein codes for MNKIPLLDILGEKPLLIDGAMGTEIQKLHPASTDFPDGHDGFNDGLVLTHPEWIEQIHRNYLDAGADCIETNSFGSSVIKLAEYNMSDDTIKLNKTIASLATRVVSEYDTPKYILGSMGPSGLLPSSNNPDLGQTPLEEIKNSFYLQALGLIEGGVDALLIETSQDILEVKMAILASHMAMKKIDKRVALIANTTLDQFGKMLLGTSIQSAYTTVSGMGIDIFGLNCSTGPIEMEQSIRWLDENTSHNLLVVPNAGMPVNQDGVAVYKMDPTNLASKMAEFLSSYPNIKLIGGCCGTTPQHITQLRTILDESIGN; via the coding sequence ATGAACAAGATACCTCTACTTGACATACTTGGTGAAAAACCCCTCCTCATTGATGGTGCAATGGGTACTGAAATTCAAAAGTTACATCCTGCCTCTACTGACTTTCCTGATGGACATGATGGCTTTAACGACGGTCTTGTATTGACTCATCCTGAATGGATAGAACAAATTCATAGAAATTATTTGGACGCCGGAGCTGACTGTATTGAGACCAACTCTTTTGGCTCTAGTGTAATCAAACTTGCCGAGTATAACATGAGTGATGATACCATAAAACTTAACAAGACCATAGCCTCACTTGCTACTCGTGTCGTATCAGAATATGATACTCCAAAATATATTTTGGGCTCTATGGGTCCGAGTGGATTACTGCCAAGTTCAAACAATCCTGATTTGGGTCAAACCCCACTTGAAGAAATTAAAAATTCTTTTTATCTTCAAGCTCTTGGATTAATTGAAGGTGGTGTTGATGCATTACTTATTGAAACTAGTCAAGATATACTGGAAGTGAAGATGGCAATTCTTGCATCTCACATGGCTATGAAAAAGATTGACAAGCGCGTTGCACTGATTGCAAATACTACACTAGATCAGTTTGGCAAGATGTTACTTGGAACTAGTATTCAATCTGCATACACAACAGTATCTGGAATGGGAATTGACATATTTGGGTTAAACTGCTCTACTGGTCCCATAGAAATGGAGCAAAGCATTCGATGGCTAGATGAGAATACCTCCCACAACCTACTTGTTGTACCCAACGCTGGAATGCCAGTTAATCAAGATGGTGTTGCTGTGTATAAAATGGATCCTACAAACTTGGCATCTAAAATGGCAGAGTTTCTCTCCTCATACCCTAACATCAAACTAATAGGTGGCTGTTGTGGTACTACACCCCAACACATTACTCAATTACGTACAATCCTGGACGAATCCATTGGCAATTGA
- a CDS encoding DUF5678 domain-containing protein, with protein MTVEFEYYTKNDFSNYTGKEISILGEKIIVSGTDFTKVYESAKVKSGKHEPLFTLIPKINETLIF; from the coding sequence ATGACGGTGGAGTTTGAATATTATACTAAAAATGATTTTTCAAATTATACTGGAAAGGAGATATCTATTTTGGGAGAAAAAATAATTGTCAGTGGAACTGATTTTACCAAAGTCTATGAATCTGCAAAAGTGAAATCTGGTAAACATGAACCCTTGTTTACATTAATACCAAAGATCAATGAGACTTTAATTTTCTAG
- a CDS encoding CBS domain-containing protein produces MLPSLKLIKQMRIKLGITQKALSDMVGISKSMMNQIETGRFSTGYDTAKKIFDCLATMESKSSQRTVYELCSKKIVSIKPTDTINHAIKIMQKSSISQIPVFDKLVVVGLISEDQIMSHLSEDKKIKNIKVAEIMIEPPPVVSHLTPVQVLAPLMRFSKCLLISKSGVISGIITASDTLRLLE; encoded by the coding sequence ATGCTACCATCATTAAAATTAATAAAACAGATGCGGATAAAATTGGGCATTACACAAAAGGCATTAAGCGATATGGTTGGAATTAGCAAATCAATGATGAATCAGATAGAGACTGGGAGATTTAGCACAGGTTATGATACGGCTAAAAAAATCTTTGACTGTCTTGCAACAATGGAGAGTAAATCATCACAGAGAACAGTTTATGAATTATGTAGTAAAAAAATTGTATCGATTAAACCAACAGATACTATTAATCATGCTATAAAAATTATGCAAAAATCATCGATTAGTCAGATTCCAGTATTTGATAAACTTGTAGTAGTAGGTCTAATCTCAGAAGATCAGATAATGTCACACCTGTCAGAGGACAAGAAAATTAAAAACATCAAAGTAGCAGAGATAATGATAGAGCCACCACCAGTAGTTAGTCATTTAACACCAGTTCAAGTGCTAGCACCATTAATGAGATTCTCAAAATGTCTTTTGATATCAAAGAGTGGTGTCATATCAGGAATCATAACGGCGTCAGATACTCTAAGATTATTAGAGTGA
- the mce gene encoding methylmalonyl-CoA epimerase, producing MRLDHIAIAVNDVEKSAKHYSMVLGTDKIDYETISSEGVKIAIIHLENSRIELMEPTSSDSPIQKFLDKKGPGLHHIALQVDDINSQVSRMTECGIVFLGKVRTGSAGTRVTFLHPKSLGGVLAELCSL from the coding sequence TTGAGACTCGATCACATTGCGATTGCAGTAAATGATGTAGAGAAATCTGCAAAACATTATTCCATGGTGCTAGGTACTGATAAGATTGATTATGAAACTATATCCTCTGAGGGTGTCAAAATTGCAATTATTCATCTTGAAAACTCTCGTATTGAGTTGATGGAGCCTACATCTAGTGATAGTCCAATACAGAAATTCCTTGATAAAAAAGGTCCGGGACTGCACCACATTGCCCTTCAGGTAGATGATATTAATTCTCAGGTGAGTAGAATGACAGAATGCGGAATTGTTTTTCTTGGCAAAGTTCGAACAGGTTCTGCTGGAACACGCGTGACATTCCTTCATCCTAAATCTCTTGGTGGCGTGCTTGCCGAATTATGCTCACTCTAA